A region of the candidate division WWE3 bacterium genome:
TATGGTAGTTATGAAGATTCTGCTAGTCGAGGATGAACATAAGATTGCTCAGGCCATTAAGAAAGGTTTAGAGCAGGAAAAATATGTGGTCACTATCGCCTACGATGGCGAAGAGGGGCTGGACTTGGTGTTATCGGAGAACTTCGACTTGATTATTTTGGATCGACTGCTCCCTAAAGTTGACGGTCTGGATATTTGTAAGCAAGCGCGGTCTAAAGGTATTCATATGCCAATTTTAATGCTCACCGCTCGCGGTCAAACCCATGAAAAAGTGGAAGGTTTAAACTCCGGAGCGGATGATTATTTAACCAAGCCGTTTAATTTGAATGAATTACTGCTGCGTGTAAAAGGGATGCTGAAGCGTAAGATGTGGTACCAGTCGTCAGCAG
Encoded here:
- a CDS encoding response regulator transcription factor, giving the protein MKILLVEDEHKIAQAIKKGLEQEKYVVTIAYDGEEGLDLVLSENFDLIILDRLLPKVDGLDICKQARSKGIHMPILMLTARGQTHEKVEGLNSGADDYLTKPFNLNELLLRVKGMLKRKMWYQSSAEIEPSYRFGNNIVNFENLSCISGSKNFVLTQREAMVLKYLIERKGKIVSRKELLENVWHLSSEVETRTIDNFISRLRKYFEPDPEHPIYIKSIRSAGYTFNDEIKNSIPPSL